The following coding sequences lie in one Arachis ipaensis cultivar K30076 chromosome B05, Araip1.1, whole genome shotgun sequence genomic window:
- the LOC107641192 gene encoding LEAF RUST 10 DISEASE-RESISTANCE LOCUS RECEPTOR-LIKE PROTEIN KINASE-like 2.4 isoform X4 — MDYKVTGIWIFISLRLMAALPASLSQSPPSNYYSLCEQQYECGEFRDVYYPFWGQNRPRQCGGDDKLRLFCAKENAKHYAYIEMGSQRFNVVTIETLINYYRVKLVPLLMDDGRPDVCSMDFNYSLNYLPFTYNQTVHNITIFYNCSYSYPDNHSLGCGYVVYYNGTEKEVLESHPDLQNCVHRIQVAAEAVALNGASARHFGEGVLVKYTFSQDCMSCLNSGGTCGSNNTDQFTCYCPHGSNAVQCSLPVDNRPPQKRHHWRWIIIGIGSGIIAVVIIVAGLMANCFTCKSSRIKNNQDIETFLRDQGVLTLKRYRFSDVKKMTNSFKDELGQGGFGIVYKGKLSNGSDVAVKMLNQSKENGEDFINEVASISRTSHVNVVTLLGFCLEGHKKVLIYEFMSNGSLDNFIYKKEPKSSLFLSWDHLYHISIGIARGLEYLHRGCNIRILHFDINPRNILLDENFCPKISDFGLAKLCPRKESHISMSKTRGTIGYIAPEVWNRHFGRVSHKSDVYSYGMMLLEMVGMKEKNIIAETNQTSEMYFPDWIYKRLEQGTQLGPDDDGEVTIEENDVVKKMTVVGLWCIQPIPDDRPTMSKVVEMLEGSMNSLELPPRPVLSSPIKSAIESSTIVSALVESSYIVN; from the exons ATGGATTACAAAGTCACAGGGATCTGGATCTTCATTTCTTTGCGGCTGATGGCAGCTTTGCCAGCATCCCTCTCTCAATCACCACCCTCCAATTATTACTCCCTGTGTGAGCAGCAATATGAGTGTGGCGAATTTCGCGACGTGTACTATCCTTTCTGGGGGCAAAACCGACCCCGCCAGTGTGGCGGTGATGACAAACTTCGGCTTTTCTGCGCCAAGGAGAATGCCAAACACTACGCTTACATTGAAATGGGGTCACAACGATTCAATGTGGTGACAATTGAGACCCTAATTAACTATTACAGGGTGAAATTGGTGCCCTTGCTAATGGATGACGGAAGACCTGATGTTTGCTCTATGGATTTCAATTATTCTCTGAATTACCTTCCATTCACCTATAACCAAACAGTGCACAACATCACCATATTCTATAATTGCAGCTACTCCTATCCGGATAATCATAGCCTAGGGTGCGGTTATGTTGTGTATTATAATGGTACGGAAAAAGAGGTTCTGGAAAGTCATCCAGACCTTCAGAATTGCGTTCATCGTATCCAAGTGGCCGCTGAGGCTGTTGCGTTGAACGGTGCTTCTGCTCGGCATTTCGGTGAAGGTGTGTTGGTGAAGTATACTTTTTCTCAAGATTGTATGAGTTGCTTGAACAGTGGAGGAACCTGCGGGAGCAACAATACGGATCAATTTACCTGCTACTGCCCTCATGGATCTAACGCCGTCCAATGTTCTCTCCCCGTTGATAATCGCCCTCCACAAAAGA GACATCACTGGAGATGGATAATCATCGGTATAG GTTCAGGTATTATAGCTGTAGTAATTATAGTTGCTGGACTAATGGCTAATTGTTTTACATGTAAGTCATCAAGGATAAAGAATAACCAAGATATTGAAACCTTCTTAAGAGATCAAGGAGTCTTAACTCTGAAGAGATATAGATTCTCGGATGTGAAGAAAATGACCAATTCTTTCAAAGATGAATTAGGACAAGGTGGTTTTGGTATTGTATACAAGGGAAAATTATCCAATGGTTCTGATGTGGCCGTCAAAATGTTGAATCAATCCAAAGAAAATGGTGAAGATTTTATTAATGAGGTAGCTAGTATTAGTAGAACTTCTCATGTTAATGTTGTCACCCTTCTTGGATTTTGCTTAGAAGGTCATAAGAAAGTTCTAATCTATGAGTTTATGTCTAATGGTTCCCTTGACAATTTTATTTACAAAAAAGAACCTAAAAGTTCTCTATTCTTGAGTTGGGATCATTTGTATCACATTTCCATAGGGATAGCTAGAGGATTGGAGTATTTGCATAGAGGATGCAACATTCGAATTTTACATTTTGACATAAATCCACGAAATATTCTTTTGGATGAAAACTTTTGTCCTAAGATATCAGATTTCGGGTTAGCAAAGCTTTGTCCTAGAAAAGAAAGTCACATTTCCATGTCCAAAACTAGAGGAACAATAGGGTATATAGCTCCAGAAGTGTGGAACAGACATTTCGGTAGAGTTTCACATAAATCTGATGTTTATAGTTATGGAATGATGCTTCTAGAAATGGTAggaatgaaggagaagaacatAATTGCAGAGACAAATCAAACAAGCGAGATGTACTTTCCTGATTGGATATACAAAAGGCTTGAGCAAGGCACTCAACTAGGACCGGATGATGATGGGGAGGTGACCATAGAGGAAAATGATGTTGTTAAGAAAATGACAGTGGTGGGTTTATGGTGCATTCAACCAATTCCAGATGATAGACCAACAATGAGCAAAGTTGTAGAAATGTTGGAAGGCAGCATGAACTCCCTGGAATTGCCTCCAAGACCCGTTCTGTCTTCTCCGATAAAATCGGCCATAGAATCTTCTACAATTGTATCGGCATTGGTAGAATCTTCTTATATTGTTAATTAA